Proteins encoded in a region of the Streptomyces sp. PCS3-D2 genome:
- a CDS encoding SpoIIE family protein phosphatase has protein sequence MSQAIRDALVELDAVTGIVYLLDRGRRRLRATLIGGSPPVIFTMPEQIPVDAPYASARAWRTGTVVVIGEPETRPDDPGLARLVPFPYSVMSTPLSGGGHRFGALTVVRLPTRDGTLGIPQRRKLRAIGDRLAARLTAGTAGGGPPDPPDRPVVFSVDSVPPPSDGEPSGGWGLPGIPGSYETTLMYQLHKLSEALNKAADMDAVADVARTGIMAPYRAGSLVITGFGGGRLWVTAHHGTAAGSLRSVHGASAEAPSPYADTLRGRDLRLFSDRAELLAAYPDAPDDGCRAWAFLPLRAGDTPVGVCALGFPAERHFTPEEQATAMMMASLLAQALERVRLGEKKHAIAESVQKWLLPRILGDLPDIVTTARYLPAASASGIGGDWYDVIALPDSRICLIVGDVEGHKVESAMLMGQLRSAMLAYAREEHGPAAVLSRTGDLLAALETDLLATCCLVRVDAAQGTAEVASAGHPPPLLRRPDGSLDTPDVPVDVPLGVHSGVAYRSVEFLLEPGTLLLLYTDGLTSARDADLMPRVRELLAAGPPATEHNLEGLADRLVAALPAPPERRDDIALLLARYEGALPRHRYRFARMEVRRHDLPGVRAARRFVRESLHDWGHGDVADALELMASEVVTNALIHADSHVDLRLREGPDHIRLEVRDSDVTPPVPSPVSVSGEGNARAEHGRGLLIVESLASAWGTSPSGRGKTVWLELPI, from the coding sequence ATGAGCCAGGCGATCCGCGACGCGCTCGTCGAGCTGGACGCCGTCACCGGCATCGTCTACCTGCTGGACCGGGGCCGTCGCCGACTGCGGGCCACCCTGATCGGCGGCTCCCCTCCGGTGATCTTCACCATGCCCGAGCAGATCCCGGTCGACGCTCCCTACGCCTCGGCGAGGGCGTGGCGGACCGGCACGGTCGTGGTCATCGGAGAGCCCGAGACAAGGCCCGACGACCCGGGGCTCGCGCGGCTGGTCCCCTTCCCCTATTCGGTGATGTCCACCCCGCTGTCGGGCGGCGGCCACCGGTTCGGCGCCCTGACCGTCGTGCGGCTCCCCACTCGTGACGGCACCCTGGGCATTCCGCAGCGCCGCAAGCTCCGCGCCATCGGCGACCGGCTGGCCGCCCGTCTGACGGCGGGCACGGCAGGCGGCGGTCCGCCGGACCCCCCGGATCGCCCGGTGGTCTTCTCCGTCGATTCCGTTCCGCCGCCGAGCGACGGCGAGCCGTCGGGCGGCTGGGGACTGCCCGGGATCCCCGGTTCGTACGAGACCACCCTCATGTACCAGCTGCACAAGCTGTCCGAAGCGCTCAACAAGGCCGCGGACATGGATGCCGTGGCCGACGTGGCCCGGACCGGCATCATGGCGCCCTATCGGGCCGGGTCCCTCGTCATCACCGGGTTCGGAGGCGGACGGCTCTGGGTCACGGCTCACCACGGCACCGCCGCCGGCTCCCTCCGCTCGGTCCACGGAGCCTCCGCCGAGGCGCCGTCCCCCTACGCGGACACGCTGCGCGGCAGGGACCTCCGGCTCTTCTCCGACCGCGCCGAACTCCTCGCCGCCTATCCCGACGCGCCCGACGACGGCTGCCGCGCCTGGGCCTTCCTTCCCCTGCGCGCGGGCGACACCCCGGTGGGGGTGTGCGCCCTCGGCTTCCCGGCCGAGCGCCACTTCACGCCGGAGGAGCAGGCGACGGCGATGATGATGGCGAGCCTGCTCGCCCAGGCCCTGGAGCGCGTCCGGCTCGGGGAGAAGAAGCACGCCATCGCCGAGAGCGTCCAGAAATGGCTGCTCCCGCGCATCCTGGGCGACCTGCCGGACATCGTCACGACCGCGCGATACCTGCCGGCCGCCTCGGCCTCCGGGATCGGCGGCGACTGGTACGACGTCATCGCCCTGCCGGACAGCCGGATCTGCCTGATCGTCGGCGACGTCGAGGGCCACAAGGTGGAGAGCGCGATGCTGATGGGACAGCTGCGCAGCGCGATGCTCGCCTACGCCCGCGAGGAGCACGGCCCGGCAGCGGTGCTCAGCCGGACCGGGGACCTGCTCGCCGCGCTGGAGACCGACCTGCTGGCGACATGCTGCCTCGTCCGGGTGGACGCCGCGCAGGGAACGGCCGAGGTCGCCTCGGCCGGCCATCCCCCACCGCTCCTGCGGCGTCCCGACGGCAGCCTCGACACCCCGGACGTGCCCGTCGACGTGCCCTTGGGGGTCCACTCCGGCGTGGCGTACCGGAGCGTCGAATTCCTTCTCGAACCGGGCACTCTGCTCCTGCTCTACACCGACGGCCTCACCAGTGCCCGGGACGCCGACCTGATGCCCCGGGTCCGGGAACTGCTGGCGGCCGGGCCTCCCGCCACCGAACACAACCTGGAAGGCCTCGCGGACCGGCTGGTCGCCGCCCTGCCCGCGCCGCCGGAGCGCCGCGACGACATCGCCCTGCTCCTGGCACGCTACGAGGGCGCACTGCCGCGCCACCGGTACCGGTTCGCCCGCATGGAGGTCCGCCGGCACGACCTTCCAGGTGTTCGGGCCGCACGGAGGTTCGTCCGCGAGAGCCTGCACGACTGGGGCCACGGGGACGTCGCGGACGCGCTGGAGCTCATGGCCTCGGAGGTGGTGACCAATGCGCTGATCCATGCCGACAGCCATGTCGACCTGCGCCTGCGCGAGGGCCCGGACCACATCCGGCTGGAGGTGCGCGACTCCGACGTCACTCCGCCCGTCCCGTCGCCGGTCTCCGTGTCCGGCGAGGGGAACGCCCGGGCCGAGCACGGACGCGGCCTGCTCATCGTGGAGAGTCTGGCGAGCGCGTGGGGTACCTCGCCCAGTGGCCGCGGAAAGACCGTGTGGCTGGAACTGCCGATCTGA
- a CDS encoding dihydrofolate reductase family protein, which translates to MSKVFASLGMSLDGFIAGPGSGPDNPLGDGGMRIHEWVFGVESWRARQNAEGGQTDQDDAIVRANFDRAGAYIMGRRMFAEGEVGWSDPPPFRAPVFVLTHTPREPWVRQGGTTFTFVTEGIGSALERARRAAGGKDVQISGGADTVRQFIDAGLLDELQIHLAPLVLGAGVRLFDGVSAALGLEPAGVVDSPRVTHLTYRFAAS; encoded by the coding sequence GTGAGCAAGGTCTTCGCCAGCCTGGGCATGTCCCTGGACGGCTTCATCGCCGGTCCCGGCTCCGGCCCCGACAACCCGCTCGGGGACGGCGGAATGCGCATCCACGAATGGGTCTTCGGCGTAGAGAGCTGGCGGGCCCGGCAGAACGCCGAGGGCGGGCAGACCGATCAGGACGACGCCATCGTCCGGGCGAACTTCGACCGGGCCGGCGCCTACATCATGGGCCGGCGGATGTTCGCCGAAGGGGAGGTCGGCTGGTCCGACCCGCCGCCCTTCCGCGCCCCCGTCTTCGTCCTCACCCACACCCCGCGGGAACCGTGGGTGCGGCAGGGCGGCACCACCTTCACCTTCGTGACGGAAGGGATCGGCAGCGCGCTGGAGCGGGCTCGCAGGGCCGCGGGGGGCAAGGACGTACAGATCTCCGGCGGTGCCGACACCGTACGGCAGTTCATCGACGCCGGACTCCTGGACGAACTCCAGATCCATCTCGCACCCCTCGTCCTCGGCGCGGGCGTCCGGCTCTTCGACGGGGTGTCGGCGGCCCTCGGCCTCGAACCCGCCGGGGTGGTCGACTCGCCGCGGGTCACCCATCTCACGTACCGGTTCGCAGCGTCCTGA
- a CDS encoding NAD(P)/FAD-dependent oxidoreductase: MKHRIAVLGAGYAGAYVAGTLARRLSPADTEITVVNAEPDFVQRLRLHQLAAGQQIEAPQLADVFAGTGIRLRPARITGIDPERRVVAVADADGGGEVGYDTLVYALGSHVADHGVPGVAEHAFHVTSRPAALRLRERLDSLDSPGRRDEGGRVVVIGDGLTGIETATEIAESRPGLSVALVARGELGAALSAGARGHLRQACDRLGITVLEHTDVRAVEAKWVLCADGSTLASDATVWTAGFAVGLIAAEAGLDVTEDGRVVVDRTMRSVSHPHVYAVGDSAYALGDNGRPLPMSCASAGYTGMQATVAIVGRLTGRKIPNVKLEYHGNHISLGRRDGILQMVDGEAQAKPKYLGGRKAARIKAGILRMSLWTTSHPTFGLPKRKRHLAAVPDKSTEKAAA; encoded by the coding sequence ATGAAGCACCGCATCGCCGTCCTCGGAGCCGGCTACGCAGGGGCCTACGTCGCCGGGACCCTGGCCCGTCGGCTGTCCCCGGCGGACACCGAGATCACCGTGGTCAACGCCGAGCCGGACTTCGTCCAGCGGCTGCGGCTGCACCAGCTCGCGGCCGGCCAGCAGATCGAGGCCCCGCAGCTCGCCGACGTGTTCGCGGGTACGGGGATACGCCTGCGCCCGGCCCGGATCACCGGCATCGACCCGGAGCGCCGGGTCGTCGCCGTGGCCGACGCCGACGGGGGCGGTGAGGTCGGCTACGACACGCTCGTCTACGCGCTGGGCAGCCACGTCGCCGACCACGGCGTCCCCGGTGTGGCCGAGCACGCCTTCCACGTCACCAGCCGTCCGGCGGCGTTGCGCCTGCGCGAACGCCTGGACAGCCTGGACAGCCCGGGCAGGCGGGACGAAGGCGGGAGGGTGGTGGTCATCGGCGACGGGCTGACCGGCATCGAGACCGCCACCGAGATCGCCGAATCCAGGCCCGGGCTGTCGGTGGCGCTGGTTGCCCGTGGCGAGCTGGGAGCCGCGCTCTCCGCCGGGGCCCGCGGCCACCTGCGGCAGGCCTGCGACCGACTGGGCATCACCGTCCTGGAGCACACCGACGTCCGCGCCGTCGAGGCGAAGTGGGTGCTGTGCGCCGACGGCAGCACGCTGGCGTCCGACGCGACCGTGTGGACGGCCGGGTTCGCGGTCGGCCTCATCGCCGCCGAGGCCGGCCTCGACGTCACCGAGGACGGCCGGGTCGTCGTCGACCGCACCATGCGCTCGGTGTCGCACCCGCACGTGTACGCCGTCGGCGACAGCGCCTACGCCCTCGGCGACAACGGTCGGCCGCTGCCGATGTCCTGCGCCTCGGCCGGCTACACCGGCATGCAGGCCACGGTCGCGATCGTGGGGCGGCTGACCGGCCGCAAGATTCCGAACGTCAAGCTGGAGTACCACGGCAACCACATCAGCCTCGGGCGGCGGGACGGGATCCTGCAGATGGTCGACGGCGAAGCGCAGGCGAAGCCGAAGTACCTGGGCGGCCGGAAGGCCGCGCGGATCAAGGCGGGCATCCTCAGGATGTCGCTGTGGACCACCTCGCACCCGACCTTCGGCCTGCCCAAGCGCAAGCGCCACCTGGCAGCCGTACCGGACAAGTCCACCGAGAAGGCAGCCGCGTAG
- a CDS encoding alpha/beta fold hydrolase, with the protein MGKVTSADGTAIAFEQQGSGPAVVLVGGAFMTRHESAELAGLLAEHFTVITYDRRGRGDSGDGPAYDVQREVEDLDALIGHAGGEAMLFGMSSGAVLALEAAARGSAVTRLALYEPPFITDDSRPPLPADYVARLEELLEQGAYGDAAAYFLTAAAGVSAEAVAGMRQAPFWPGMEANARTLPHDGRIMGETMSGRPLPADRWQSVTVPVLVGSGDAGPPHMLTGARELAALKDNFTLRVFPGEEHAIDPEHLAPVLTGFFSSGEQA; encoded by the coding sequence ATGGGGAAGGTCACCTCGGCCGATGGCACGGCCATCGCGTTCGAGCAGCAGGGTTCGGGTCCTGCGGTGGTGCTCGTCGGGGGCGCGTTCATGACGCGGCACGAGTCGGCGGAGCTCGCCGGTCTCCTCGCCGAGCACTTCACGGTGATCACGTACGACCGCCGCGGGCGCGGCGACAGCGGCGACGGCCCGGCGTACGACGTGCAGCGGGAGGTAGAGGATCTGGACGCGCTGATCGGGCACGCCGGCGGCGAGGCCATGCTCTTCGGCATGTCCTCCGGCGCCGTACTGGCGCTGGAGGCCGCCGCCCGGGGCAGCGCCGTGACCCGGCTGGCCCTGTACGAGCCGCCCTTCATCACCGACGACAGTCGTCCGCCGCTGCCCGCCGACTACGTCGCCCGGCTGGAGGAGCTGCTGGAACAGGGGGCGTACGGCGATGCGGCGGCGTACTTCCTGACCGCGGCCGCGGGTGTGTCCGCCGAGGCCGTCGCCGGCATGCGGCAGGCCCCGTTCTGGCCCGGCATGGAGGCCAACGCCCGGACCCTGCCGCACGACGGCCGGATCATGGGCGAGACCATGTCCGGCCGTCCCCTGCCCGCCGACCGCTGGCAGTCCGTGACGGTTCCCGTTCTCGTCGGCAGCGGCGACGCCGGCCCGCCGCACATGCTCACCGGCGCGCGGGAACTCGCCGCGCTCAAGGACAACTTCACCCTCCGGGTCTTCCCCGGCGAGGAGCACGCCATCGACCCCGAGCACCTCGCCCCGGTCCTGACCGGGTTCTTCAGCTCCGGGGAGCAGGCGTGA
- a CDS encoding TetR/AcrR family transcriptional regulator gives MDGRSARKHQAILDAATTVFLDKGYSGTSMDDIAKLAAVSKQTVYKHFADKEKLFAEIVMATTDRIDGMIDLVADVPADAETLDEDLTRLARRFLTTLTQPGVIQLRRLIIANADTFPALGAAWYEHGFERVLATLAATFERLTGQGALRTDDPVLAAHHFAGLLLWIPVNQAMFHGGARHTEADLDLYATAGVRTFLAAYRAPGPAQPVGDGGPA, from the coding sequence ATGGACGGCCGTTCGGCACGCAAGCACCAGGCGATCCTGGATGCCGCAACCACCGTGTTCCTGGACAAGGGGTACTCGGGGACGAGCATGGACGACATCGCGAAACTGGCGGCGGTCTCCAAGCAGACCGTCTACAAGCACTTCGCGGACAAGGAAAAGCTCTTCGCCGAGATCGTCATGGCCACCACCGACCGCATCGACGGCATGATCGACCTCGTGGCCGACGTACCCGCCGACGCCGAAACCCTGGACGAGGACCTGACCCGCCTCGCCCGCCGATTCCTGACGACCCTCACCCAGCCCGGGGTCATCCAGCTGCGTCGGCTGATCATCGCCAACGCCGACACCTTCCCCGCGCTGGGAGCCGCCTGGTACGAGCACGGGTTCGAGCGGGTCCTGGCCACCCTGGCGGCCACCTTCGAGCGCCTGACCGGCCAGGGGGCGCTCAGGACCGACGACCCCGTGCTGGCCGCCCACCACTTCGCCGGACTGCTGCTGTGGATCCCCGTGAACCAGGCCATGTTCCACGGCGGCGCCCGGCACACGGAGGCCGACCTCGACCTCTACGCGACGGCCGGCGTCCGCACCTTCCTCGCCGCGTACCGGGCGCCGGGCCCAGCGCAGCCCGTGGGCGACGGCGGACCGGCCTGA